The following are encoded together in the Phaseolus vulgaris cultivar G19833 chromosome 9, P. vulgaris v2.0, whole genome shotgun sequence genome:
- the LOC137821529 gene encoding protein MULTIPLE CHLOROPLAST DIVISION SITE 1 — protein MASVWTLQFRSLSLRPCSFSSTTSNNSIITTTNRIVIRNGISKWRSRTQQLKHDSINSISKFYHQLVNSVTIPSFLLNRSGGNNFPIWICVALVVLVGALRVVSRKRERPGSVADLVRRGQLKSDRRGISRPLKYEDPFNNPFVKVGKSKSTVEMCGKVYRLAPVTLTQEEQATHQRRRSRAYQWKRPTIFLREGDSVPPDVDPDTVRWIPANHPFATTVTDLDEDLAQNNVYQKHGVPFRIQAEHEALQKKLEALQNDQKLNKLAIDPINAKEFERPFNSHARLNDQAEKSTVNNQEQKINKLVIDPINATEFERPFNSHTKLNDQAEKSSVNNQVSDSESPNIDSDPNHFESTSSEDPTL, from the exons ATGGCCTCTGTTTGGACACTGCAATTTCGCTCGCTTTCTCTTCGC CCTTGCTCCTTCTCCAGTACCACCAGCAATAACAGTATCATCACAACTACAAATCGCATTGTTATCAGAAATGGGATCTCCAAATGGCGCTCCCGCACCCAACAACTCAAACACGATTCCATCAATTCCATTTCCAAATTTTACCATCAACTCGTTAATTCCGTCACCATCCCCTCCTTCCTG CTGAATCGAAGCGGTGGAAACAATTTTCCGATCTGGATATGTGTTGCGCTTGTGGTATTGGTTGGAGCACTGAGGGTCGTGTCCAGAAAAAGAGAGCGTCCCGGTTCCGTGGCTGATCTTGTGAGACGTGGACAACTCAAATCTGATAGAAGAGGCAT TTCAAGGCCTCTCAAGTACGAAGACCCGTTCAATAATCCTTTTGTCAAGGTTGGCAAAAGCAAATCAACTGTTGAGATGTGTGGAAAGGTTTACCGCTTAGCGCCTGTTACACTTACCCAAGAAGAGCAGGCCACTCACCAGAGAAGGAGATCGCGTGCCTATCAGTGGAAACGACCCACCATTTTCCTTCGAGAAGGGGACTCAGTCCCTCCGGATGTTGATCCTGATACTGTCAGGTGGATTCCGGCAAATCATCCTTTTGCTACCACTGTTACTGATCTGGATGAGGACTTGGCGCAGAACAATGTGTATCAAAAGCACGGAGTTCCTTTCCGGATTCAAGCTGAACATGAAGCCCTGCAGAAAAAGCTTGAAGCCCTACAAAAT GACCAAAAACTCAATAAACTAGCGATAGATCCTATCAATGCTAAGGAATTTGAGAGGCCATTCAACTCCCACGCCAGATTAAATGATCAAGCAGAGAAGAGCACTGTAAACAATCAG GAGCAGAAAATCAATAAACTAGTGATAGATCCTATCAATGCTACAGAATTTGAGAGACCGTTCAACTCCCACACCAAATTAAATGATCAAGCAGAGAAGAGCTCTGTAAACAATCAAGTGAGTGACTCTGAATCCCCTAATATAGATAGTGACCCAAATCACTTTGAAAGTACATCATCCGAAGATCCAACTCTTTAG
- the LOC137820630 gene encoding RING-H2 finger protein ATL80 — translation MTRPFRYLGESKSSDDSSAVVDSDFVVILAALLCALICVLGLVAVARCGCLRRLRFSSASTPQPPPAAANKGVKKKVLRSLPKLTANAESAVKFADCAICLSEFAAGDEIRVLPQCGHGFHVSCIDGWLRSHSSCPSCRQILVISRCDKCGGIPAPSSSSSAPPPQPESEARFKVREDNGNRFLP, via the coding sequence ATGACTCGTCCCTTCAGATATTTAGGCGAGAGCAAGTCGTCTGACGACTCCTCCGCCGTTGTCGACTCCGACTTCGTCGTTATCCTCGCCGCCCTCCTCTGCGCGCTCATCTGCGTCCTTGGCCTCGTCGCCGTCGCGCGCTGCGGCTGTCTCCGCCGCCTCCGCTTCTCTTCTGCCTCCACTCCCCAGCCTCCTCCCGCCGCCGCCAACAAAGGCGTCAAGAAGAAGGTTCTCCGCTCCCTCCCCAAGCTCACCGCCAACGCCGAATCCGCCGTTAAATTCGCCGATTGCGCTATATGCCTCTCGGAGTTCGCCGCCGGAGACGAAATCCGAGTGCTGCCTCAGTGCGGACATGGATTCCACGTCAGCTGCATCGACGGCTGGCTCAGATCGCACTCTTCGTGTCCGTCGTGCCGTCAGATTCTGGTGATTTCTCGGTGTGACAAGTGCGGTGGGATCCCTGCTCCGTCGAGCTCAAGCTCCGCTCCCCCGCCGCAGCCGGAATCTGAGGCCAGATTCAAGGTAAGGGAGGATAACGGCAATAGGTTCTTGCCTTAA